One genomic region from Nilaparvata lugens isolate BPH chromosome 3, ASM1435652v1, whole genome shotgun sequence encodes:
- the LOC111055111 gene encoding uncharacterized protein LOC111055111 has protein sequence MFEFSVRNHTRQPFLPTVCAVCDKTAAQCALKSCADCRLLVYCSRAHQKLDRPRHRRFCQAVGKIATKLGYSHIFERPFHSPTLWRQYRTGIVNALIIELLRDLTNFEHETLISANVCRVCFRYDKSMITCNTCSFVLYCCSEHKLLDIDTHSKLCENFSKLLKIHLNAYTSDPNRFVCEGSIATVSPPDSLESFMTDLVRLKVYSSYLGEDLSKIHASDSFSYQLTTIHALKQSGVLCRIGSCRDLVIHVVGAQDMEASNLNLWKYLDVVIPVDFACIDVVLIGPSLNLELASVYGYDRDPASRFQLKLIKSFYHTFYEKENVASRPPDLIISFNCGFHEFDGSPANVDTWKASIPYFCKHPNTAIAFTSFTKSETQKDFDYFLKYCACEQVKIVEKHKLNPFRSMKPCYDVDENPDTFFYFNEFITILRTEPNLES, from the coding sequence ATGTTTGAGTTTTCGGTGCGGAACCACACCAGGCAACCGTTTCTGCCGACCGTATGCGCTGTGTGCGACAAAACGGCCGCCCAGTGCGCACTAAAATCGTGCGCCGACTGCCGTCTCCTAGTCTACTGCTCACGGGCACACCAGAAGCTAGACCGCCCCCGTCACCGTCGCTTCTGCCAGGCGGTCGGGAAGATAGCCACAAAGCTGGGCTACTCGCACATTTTCGAGCGTCCTTTCCATAGCCCAACCCTTTGGAGGCAGTACCGTACGGGAATCGTCAACGCTCTCATCATAGAACTGCTCCGCGACCTCACCAATTTCGAGCATGAAACTCTAATCTCAGCCAACGTTTGCAGGGTGTGTTTCCGATACGACAAATCCATGATAACCTGCAACACGTGCAGCTTTGTTTTGTACTGTTGTAGCGAGCACAAACTCCTCGACATCGATACCCATTCAAAACTAtgtgaaaacttttcaaaactattgaaaatacatttgaatgCATACACTTCAGACCCGAACCGTTTTGTATGTGAGGGCAGCATTGCAACAGTCTCACCCCCAGATTCGTTAGAGAGTTTCATGACTGATTTAGTGCGTCTGAAAGTATACTCAAGTTATCTAGGTGAAGATCTGAGTAAAATTCATGCAAGTGATTCCTTTTCATACCAATTGACAACAATACACGCTCTTAAACAGTCTGGAGTTTTGTGTCGGATTGGTAGCTGTAGAGATTTGGTGATCCATGTTGTTGGAGCACAAGACATGGAAGCAAGTAATCTCAACCTATGGAAGTATTTAGATGTAGTTATTCCAGTTGATTTTGCTTGTATTGATGTAGTTCTCATAGGACCTTCACTGAATCTAGAGTTAGCAAGTGTTTATGGTTATGATCGGGATCCTGCTAGTAGATTTCAGTTGAAATTGATCAAAAGTTTCTATCACACGTTTTACGAGAAGGAAAACGTGGCATCTAGACCTCCCGATCTCATAATATCATTCAATTGCGGCTTCCATGAGTTCGATGGTTCGCCAGCAAATGTCGATACCTGGAAAGCATCGATTCCCTATTTTTGTAAGCATCCCAATACGGCTATTGCGTTCACTTCCTTCACAAAAAGCGAGACACAGAAAGATTTCGATTATTTCCTGAAATATTGTGCTTGTGAACAAGTGAAAATCGTTGAGAAACATAAGCTTAATCCGTTCAGAAGTATGAAGCCCTGTTACGATGTGGATGAAAATCCAGACACCtttttctatttcaatgaaTTCATTACTATTCTGAGAACTGAACCAAATTTAGAAAGTTAG